One Methylobacterium sp. AMS5 genomic region harbors:
- a CDS encoding cysteine desulfurase family protein, translating to MRIGATLYFDYQASTPIDPRVLPVLAAQFADTFANPHSADHALGWKSQEGVEAAAAQVAQTIGADPDEIVFTSGATEANNLAILGLLPKAPKGRSRLLVGATEHKCVLAASAEATRRGFTVEHIRADAAGTVDLEDLTQRLADDVLLVSVMAVNNEVGTIQPLDEVVRLAGRVGARVHSDAAQALSARDIDMAATDVDFLSLSAHKIYGPKGIGALYVRRERRNELSPVIHGGGQQGGLRSGTVPTPLCAAFGAAATLMVEEAAAGERTRLTALRERLIAGLLELDPKNRLNGPVGVARHPGNVNICFVGQDSRDLLIRLQPRLSASTGSACTTGIPEPSHVLRAMGLSTDDAEASIRIGLGRFSDQEQVDEVINLFESVL from the coding sequence ATGAGAATTGGCGCGACGCTCTATTTCGATTATCAAGCCTCCACACCAATTGATCCACGGGTTCTACCTGTTTTAGCGGCACAATTCGCAGATACGTTCGCCAACCCCCACTCCGCGGATCATGCCTTAGGTTGGAAATCGCAGGAGGGAGTGGAGGCCGCTGCTGCTCAGGTCGCACAAACCATTGGTGCCGACCCGGACGAAATCGTTTTTACGTCCGGCGCCACCGAAGCCAACAACCTCGCCATTCTCGGACTTCTCCCCAAGGCTCCAAAGGGTCGCTCCCGGCTGCTCGTCGGCGCAACGGAGCACAAGTGCGTGCTTGCCGCCTCAGCCGAAGCCACGCGGCGTGGTTTCACGGTTGAACATATCAGGGCCGACGCGGCCGGAACGGTGGACCTGGAGGATTTGACACAGCGCTTGGCCGACGATGTGCTGCTCGTGTCGGTTATGGCCGTCAACAACGAGGTTGGTACGATACAGCCTCTCGATGAGGTCGTGCGCCTCGCGGGACGAGTGGGGGCGCGCGTGCATTCCGATGCCGCGCAGGCCTTGAGCGCCCGCGACATCGACATGGCTGCCACTGACGTGGATTTTCTGAGCCTCTCGGCGCACAAGATCTACGGTCCCAAAGGCATCGGCGCTCTGTACGTGCGCCGCGAACGCCGCAACGAGCTCTCGCCGGTTATCCACGGGGGTGGTCAGCAGGGTGGCTTGCGATCGGGCACTGTACCCACTCCGCTTTGCGCGGCGTTCGGCGCCGCAGCAACCCTCATGGTCGAAGAGGCCGCGGCAGGTGAGCGTACGCGTCTTACCGCGCTCCGGGAACGCCTAATCGCTGGGCTCCTTGAGCTCGACCCCAAAAACCGCTTGAACGGACCTGTAGGCGTCGCCCGACACCCTGGGAACGTCAACATCTGCTTTGTCGGTCAGGACAGCCGGGACCTGCTGATCCGCCTGCAGCCGCGGCTATCGGCCTCGACGGGCTCAGCCTGCACCACCGGCATCCCTGAACCTTCGCATGTCCTGCGCGCCATGGGGCTCAGCACAGACGATGCGGAGGCATCGATCCGGATCGGCTTAGGACGCTTCTCAGATCAGGAGCAGGTTGATGAAGTGATCAATCTGTTTGAAAGCGTTTTATAG